The following DNA comes from Girardinichthys multiradiatus isolate DD_20200921_A chromosome 2, DD_fGirMul_XY1, whole genome shotgun sequence.
TCAGAGAGTTATAATTCCTTTTTATGTCTTCTCTTCCAGAATGGCTCTTGCAAAATTGCTAAATTCACATCCAGAGACTCCCTATCGTCACCTCCCCCCCTTACATGTTTCTATTTTGAAACTTAAAGAAAGGCCCAAGGTATTGTCCTGGACTTTTACGGAGAACACAGCCATACCAGCttcagtaaaagaaaataaaattgcagCACTAACAGATGGTGAGCTGGTAACTACAGTTACCCTATTTGAGGAGTTTGCTGGAAAGGTAAAGGAAGGCTCCTCCTATATAATTAGAGGGCATGAGCTGAGGGGTCAGGGCCCACCCTTCTATATTAATATAACAAGTAGGACCCAGTTCTTTCGTGGCCCAGCTCTAAGAATTGAGGAACACCTTCTTGCAAAAGCTGAGGCACTGCTGGAGCCTCCATCACCGCTTACACCGCTGGACGCCAGTCTTGGAACCAAAAGCCTAATGACAGTGGAGGGTGAAGTGGTTGAGGTAGGCTTATTTAGATATTCATACTTACATGTACATATATgttatgtgtgtatatgtatatagcGCTCAAAAAGTTTAGAAatcctttctcatttaatggtttcctTCACgcttatgactatttacattgtatgtagattttCACTTAagacatcaaaacagtgaatgaacacatatgaaaATATATAGCAAACAAAAATTGTAGAAGAATTtcaagaactttaaatatgttttatatttaggattccttaaagtagccaccctttgctgtaatgagtgaaatattaacctttgggcGTCTCTCAGTggacctctgggaagttctttcaagactctttggaaaactatttcaggtaaCCACCTCATGGAGATCACAGAGAGAATgccagagagcaaagcagtaatttcAGCAAAGggagaatctaaaatataaaaatgtttagtaatttcacactttttgtttactacataattccatgtgtgttcattcataggtTTGTTGCCTTTTGTAAAattctacaatttaaatagtcatgaaaataaaaagacccattaagtgagaaagcgtatataaaacatttgaccggtagtatatgtatatatattcaccggccactttattaggtacatcttGCTAGTatcgggttggacccccttttgccttcagaactgccttagtccttcgtggcatagattcaacaaggtactggaaacattcctcagagagtttggtccatattgacatgatagcatcacacagatgctgcagatttgtcggctgcatccatgatgagaatctcctgttccaccacatcccaaaggattgagatctggtgactgtggaggtcatttgagtccagtgaactcattgtcatgttgaagaaaccagtctgagatgattcgtgctttatgacatggtgcgttatcctgctggaagtaaccatcagaagatgggtccactgtggtcataaagggatggacatggtcagcaacaatactcaggtaggctgtggcattgacacgatgctcaattggtaccaaggggcccaaagtgtgccaagaaaatatcccccacaccattacaccaccaccagcagcctgaaccgttgatacaaggcaggatggatccatgctttcatgttgttgatgccaaattctgaccctaccatccgaatgttgcagcagaaatcagaccaggcaacgtttttccaatcttctattgtccaattttggtgagcctgtgcgtattgtagcctcagtttcctgttcttagctgacaggagtggcactcggtgtggtcttctgctgctgtagcccatccgcctcaaggtttgacatgttgtgcgttcagagatgctcttctgtatgccttggttgtaaccaGTGGTTCTATGAGTTggtgttgcctttctatcagctcaaaccagtctggccattctcctctgacctctggcatcaacaaggcatttgcgcctaCAGAaccgccgctcactggatattttctctttttcggatcattctctgtaaaccctaaagatggtagtgcgtgaaaatcccagtagatcagcagtttctgaaatactcagaccagcccgtctggcaccaacaaccatgccacgttcaaagtcacttaaatcacctttcttccccattctgatgctcggtttgaactacaagcagatcgtcttgaccatgtctacatgcctaaatgcattaaattgctgccatgtgattggctgatttgcgttaacgagcagttggacaggtgtacctgataaagtggctggtgattgtatatatatatatatatatattgtttatatgtacacatctatgtatatatacatatatctatGTAGGTATCTGCAATCAAGAAGGTGGGATCGAGGAAGGAGCAGATACCTTTAAAGACCATCAAACTCAAACAGGTAaatgtgttctgttatttaagATTGGA
Coding sequences within:
- the LOC124883026 gene encoding uncharacterized protein LOC124883026, with translation MKQPQRVIIPFYVFSSRMALAKLLNSHPETPYRHLPPLHVSILKLKERPKVLSWTFTENTAIPASVKENKIAALTDGELVTTVTLFEEFAGKVKEGSSYIIRGHELRGQGPPFYINITSRTQFFRGPALRIEEHLLAKAEALLEPPSPLTPLDASLGTKSLMTVEGEVVEVSAIKKVGSRKEQIPLKTIKLKQDQHIIPLSLWREAATVALAVGDTISLSHVKASKSSYGNQLQTTTFSMIKAKEEVRTSSCIIGVMEGEEGENLLRVLFEDGQTALISQEMWAPFDEPLKLDKIQVNVKLSGNKIVHIRQM